One genomic window of Luteitalea pratensis includes the following:
- a CDS encoding putative baseplate assembly protein, which translates to MSEPNTATCGGCSPLPPNPPVGNPPGLTAIAYRSGTHATVLRRLLARLPIASVEPAPGDVRHPLAALTARTPDDPAIALLDAWACVADVLTFYQERIANEGFLRTAMERRSILELARLIGYELNPGVAASVHLAYSVDTSPGAPVEVSVAAGSRVQSVPGQNELPQTFETNADLLARADWNVLRPRLLHPQTLAINGGKLYLLAIGVGAGEGAATLDVAETHPLDLDTPLPSTGTVAGVEIETLYVDGTTTNLKAGDVVLLVGRHDEDSPPQTLTRTIRRVQEEDAQGRTRVDFDAAVPPRPTLVPIIRRRAIASIRRTVLDARSVTRAVVNQSWSDRDLTAWMSVQGWDPRAALDYIYTTVNNPRPKTRLGPGEPGAFAMRTRAGIFGHNAPAFRSLTAAAQSGFVDWDAGGGLPVWQDSRRDSNGAVVGYYREADFLLDRVVPGITGDGWVVLERPPRQYTPFRVATAGETSLAGFGLAGKATGLELARTDSGEGLANNDTDKSPAFTTRTTTAHVLSDQLALAQLPIDAPLGHGTTEATQLTLDRMVLRLREGQPIVVTGEREDLPGVTVSEVVTLEQVEHAGGFTTLYFSSPGLAFTYVRQTVTLNANVVLATHGERVAEVLGSGNAAQPGQHFYLRKSPLTYTSTASASGAANSLEVRVNRVRWAGKAHLLDEESDSESYQVRIADDGRAEVTFGDGTRGARLPTGVENVEATYRTGIGAAGMVGRDRLTLLLTRPLGVRGVTNPVGASGAADPETRDAARENAPQTVRAMGRIVSAPDAEHFANAFAGIGKARARTLWHAGTQWIHLTVAADAPAPGPASSGALPDHRVGASSALGRNLVEAIARSRDPGLRIRVDTYQPVFFNVSANVLIDDRHEWSDVDAAIRAVLQARFSFATRRFVDVVDLGHIVRVVQQVPGVVMVDVDTLHRFDQPPGLPARGRLVADDVIWPDGDAAPTALAQLLLINPLGIALTRVPAETMTS; encoded by the coding sequence ATGAGCGAGCCCAACACAGCCACCTGCGGCGGATGCTCGCCACTGCCCCCCAATCCACCCGTCGGGAATCCACCCGGGCTGACGGCCATCGCCTATCGCAGCGGCACGCATGCGACAGTGCTGCGGAGGCTGCTCGCGCGGCTGCCGATCGCCAGTGTCGAACCGGCACCCGGCGACGTCCGTCATCCGCTGGCAGCCCTCACCGCCCGCACGCCCGACGATCCAGCCATCGCCCTGCTCGATGCGTGGGCATGCGTGGCCGACGTCCTCACGTTCTACCAGGAGCGCATCGCGAACGAGGGCTTCCTCCGGACCGCGATGGAGCGGCGTTCGATTCTCGAGCTCGCACGGCTGATCGGGTACGAGCTGAATCCGGGTGTCGCCGCGAGCGTTCACCTGGCCTACTCGGTCGACACCTCGCCGGGCGCACCCGTGGAAGTCAGCGTCGCCGCCGGATCGCGCGTGCAGAGCGTGCCCGGCCAGAACGAGCTGCCACAGACCTTCGAGACGAATGCGGACCTGCTGGCACGCGCCGACTGGAACGTGCTGCGGCCGCGACTGCTGCACCCACAGACGCTTGCCATCAATGGCGGCAAGCTGTACCTGCTCGCGATCGGCGTCGGCGCGGGTGAAGGCGCGGCGACACTCGATGTGGCGGAGACGCATCCGCTGGATCTCGACACGCCGCTGCCCTCGACCGGCACCGTGGCTGGTGTCGAGATCGAGACCCTGTACGTCGACGGCACCACCACGAACCTGAAGGCCGGCGATGTCGTGCTCCTGGTCGGCCGGCACGACGAGGACTCACCGCCGCAGACGCTCACGCGCACGATCCGCCGCGTGCAGGAGGAGGACGCGCAGGGCCGCACGCGCGTCGACTTCGATGCGGCCGTTCCTCCGCGACCCACGCTGGTGCCGATCATCAGGAGGCGAGCGATCGCGTCGATCCGCCGCACCGTGCTCGATGCACGGTCGGTCACCCGTGCCGTCGTCAACCAGTCATGGAGCGACCGCGACCTCACCGCGTGGATGAGCGTGCAGGGCTGGGATCCGCGCGCCGCGCTCGACTACATCTACACGACGGTCAACAATCCACGCCCGAAGACGCGGCTCGGTCCTGGCGAGCCAGGTGCGTTCGCCATGCGGACGCGCGCGGGCATCTTCGGCCACAACGCACCGGCGTTCAGGAGCCTGACGGCCGCGGCACAGTCCGGGTTCGTCGACTGGGACGCGGGCGGCGGCCTGCCGGTGTGGCAGGACTCACGCCGGGACTCGAACGGTGCCGTTGTCGGGTACTACCGCGAGGCGGACTTCCTTCTCGATCGTGTCGTCCCCGGAATTACGGGAGACGGATGGGTGGTCCTCGAGCGCCCGCCACGGCAGTACACCCCGTTCCGCGTCGCGACCGCCGGCGAAACGTCGCTGGCCGGTTTCGGGCTTGCCGGCAAGGCCACCGGCCTCGAACTCGCCAGGACGGACTCGGGCGAGGGCCTGGCCAACAACGACACCGACAAGAGCCCGGCATTCACCACGCGGACCACGACGGCGCACGTCCTGAGCGACCAGCTGGCGCTGGCGCAGTTGCCGATCGACGCGCCGCTTGGCCACGGCACCACCGAAGCGACACAGCTGACACTCGATCGGATGGTGTTGCGCCTGCGCGAGGGACAGCCGATCGTCGTCACGGGTGAACGGGAGGACCTGCCTGGCGTAACCGTGAGCGAGGTCGTGACACTCGAGCAGGTGGAGCACGCGGGAGGCTTCACGACACTGTACTTCTCCTCGCCAGGACTCGCGTTCACCTACGTCCGCCAGACGGTCACACTGAATGCCAACGTCGTCCTCGCGACACACGGTGAGCGCGTCGCGGAAGTGCTCGGCAGTGGCAATGCGGCGCAGCCGGGCCAGCATTTCTACTTGCGGAAGTCACCGCTGACGTATACGAGCACGGCCAGCGCCTCTGGCGCCGCGAATTCGCTCGAGGTGCGGGTGAACCGCGTACGGTGGGCCGGGAAGGCGCACCTGCTCGACGAGGAATCCGACAGCGAGAGCTACCAGGTACGGATCGCGGACGACGGCCGGGCCGAGGTCACGTTCGGCGACGGCACGCGCGGCGCCCGCTTGCCCACCGGTGTGGAAAACGTGGAGGCGACCTACCGCACGGGCATCGGCGCGGCCGGCATGGTCGGGCGTGACCGGCTCACGCTGCTGCTGACGCGGCCGCTCGGCGTTCGCGGCGTCACCAATCCGGTCGGCGCCTCGGGGGCGGCCGATCCCGAGACCCGCGACGCCGCTCGGGAGAACGCACCGCAGACGGTTCGCGCCATGGGTCGCATCGTGTCGGCACCCGACGCCGAACACTTCGCCAACGCCTTTGCCGGCATCGGCAAGGCACGGGCTCGCACGCTCTGGCACGCCGGCACGCAGTGGATCCACCTCACTGTGGCCGCGGACGCACCGGCACCTGGCCCTGCTTCGTCAGGTGCACTCCCGGATCACCGCGTCGGGGCCTCGTCAGCGTTGGGTCGAAACCTCGTCGAGGCGATTGCGCGCAGCCGGGACCCCGGCCTGCGCATCCGCGTCGACACGTACCAGCCGGTGTTCTTCAACGTCAGCGCCAACGTGCTCATCGATGACCGGCATGAGTGGAGCGACGTGGACGCCGCCATCCGGGCCGTCCTGCAGGCGCGTTTCTCGTTCGCTACCCGCCGGTTCGTCGACGTCGTCGACCTCGGGCACATCGTCCGCGTGGTGCAACAGGTGCCGGGCGTGGTGATGGTGGACGTCGACACGCTGCATCGATTCGACCAGCCTCCAGGCCTTCCGGCGCGTGGTCGCCTGGTGGCCGACGACGTGATCTGGCCCGACGGTGATGCCGCCCCGACTGCCCTTGCGCAACTGCTGCTGATCAATCCGCTTGGCATCGCACTCACCCGCGTGCCAGCCGAGACGATGACGTCATGA
- a CDS encoding putative baseplate assembly protein — MPHERFACGTSRRRMLVREARDDADKPFLNGIDFLEIDAADQRVLHVHFVHPLPGQRGGVPAGDPLAASNFAVEGGVRISGITIQAVVATTGPVVTLRVDRAGDFSPYALRLIASLLDDVPPPGFDPVLSHVTFSFKVHCAADTDCVTRVECPPEQGSAPHLDYLAKDYASFRRLLLDRLATTLPDWRDRSPADMGIALVELLAYTGDQLSYYQDAVATEAYLGTARRRTSVRRHGRLVDYHLHDGANARAWLVFGTDVDRGTSAAPALPVGTRVTDEPRTGEAAGDVSFETLHEVTALTVSRNAIRFHTWGEERCTLRAGTTTATLAGSTASLGLSRGDVLVLEEVRGPITGRPEDADPARRHVVRLIAAPRDLEDPALRTPVLEVRWHERDALPFPLCLAEFDDGAGGTVASTIARANVALADHGLTILDDDAAGGLVPARVPADGRYRPALDSPALTQAAAFDALAARERPAAEATNIDPRETRPVVTLRGEGETWLPRRDLLTSSRFAPEFVVETEDGGPARLRFGDGVLGRRPAAGTTFRVRHREGNGVAGNVGAEALCALVPRVPGVTVRNPIAARGGVEPEPVRQARLHAPQAFRTQERAVTEADYAEAAQRHPDVQRAAATRRWTGSWHTMFVTIDRRGGRPVDTPFEIEIRAFLERFRMAGGDLEIDAPRFVPLDIALRLCVNQQAHRGAVQQALDAAFGAGTRADGTVGFFHPDRYTFGQPVVLSQLIATALDVPGVGSVLDVVRFQRQGESSRGEIDRGFIGMHRLEIARLDNDPSVRERGRLTFLLEGGR; from the coding sequence ATGCCGCACGAACGCTTCGCCTGTGGCACATCCCGCCGGCGCATGCTCGTGCGTGAGGCGCGAGACGACGCCGACAAGCCGTTCCTGAACGGCATCGATTTCCTGGAGATCGATGCGGCGGACCAGCGCGTGCTGCACGTGCACTTCGTGCATCCCCTGCCTGGCCAGCGCGGGGGCGTTCCGGCCGGCGACCCGCTCGCGGCCTCGAACTTCGCCGTCGAGGGCGGCGTGCGGATCAGCGGCATCACGATCCAGGCCGTCGTCGCGACCACAGGGCCGGTCGTGACGCTGCGTGTCGATCGCGCCGGCGACTTCTCGCCGTATGCGCTGCGACTGATCGCCTCGCTGCTCGACGACGTGCCGCCGCCAGGATTCGATCCCGTCCTGTCGCACGTGACGTTCTCGTTCAAGGTGCACTGCGCCGCCGACACCGACTGCGTCACACGTGTCGAGTGTCCGCCCGAGCAGGGTTCTGCGCCGCACCTGGACTACCTCGCGAAGGACTATGCGAGCTTCCGGCGACTGCTGCTCGATCGCCTCGCCACCACCCTGCCCGACTGGCGCGATCGCAGTCCTGCAGACATGGGCATCGCGCTCGTGGAGCTGCTTGCGTACACCGGCGACCAGCTCAGTTACTACCAGGACGCGGTCGCCACCGAAGCGTATCTCGGCACCGCACGCCGCCGGACGTCGGTGCGCCGGCACGGACGGCTCGTCGACTACCACCTGCACGACGGCGCCAATGCACGCGCGTGGCTGGTCTTCGGGACCGACGTCGACCGCGGCACCAGCGCCGCTCCTGCGCTGCCCGTGGGCACCCGCGTGACCGACGAGCCAAGGACCGGCGAGGCCGCAGGTGACGTGTCGTTCGAGACCCTGCACGAGGTGACGGCACTGACGGTGTCGCGTAACGCGATCCGCTTCCACACGTGGGGCGAGGAGCGCTGCACGCTGCGCGCGGGCACCACGACGGCCACGCTCGCCGGAAGCACCGCCTCTCTCGGACTGTCGCGCGGTGACGTGCTGGTGTTGGAAGAGGTGCGCGGGCCCATCACTGGCCGCCCCGAGGACGCGGATCCGGCGCGACGGCACGTGGTCCGGCTGATTGCCGCCCCCCGCGACCTCGAGGATCCCGCGCTGCGCACCCCGGTGCTGGAGGTCCGCTGGCACGAGCGGGACGCACTGCCGTTCCCGCTGTGCCTGGCCGAATTCGACGATGGCGCGGGCGGGACCGTGGCGTCGACGATCGCGCGAGCCAACGTGGCGCTGGCCGACCATGGCCTGACGATCCTCGACGACGACGCGGCCGGTGGACTGGTGCCAGCGCGGGTGCCGGCCGACGGACGCTACCGGCCGGCGCTCGACTCGCCGGCGCTCACGCAGGCGGCGGCCTTCGACGCGCTGGCCGCGCGCGAGCGCCCGGCCGCTGAGGCCACCAACATCGATCCGCGCGAGACGCGTCCCGTAGTCACGTTGCGTGGCGAGGGCGAGACGTGGTTGCCACGCCGCGATCTCCTGACCAGCTCACGCTTTGCACCCGAGTTCGTCGTCGAGACCGAGGACGGCGGGCCGGCCCGGCTGCGGTTCGGCGACGGCGTCCTCGGCCGTCGTCCGGCGGCCGGCACCACGTTCCGTGTACGTCATCGCGAGGGCAACGGCGTGGCGGGCAACGTCGGCGCCGAGGCGCTGTGCGCGCTGGTGCCGCGCGTGCCAGGCGTGACCGTGCGTAACCCGATCGCTGCGCGCGGCGGCGTCGAGCCCGAGCCGGTGCGCCAGGCCCGTCTCCACGCGCCGCAGGCCTTCCGGACGCAGGAACGCGCGGTCACCGAGGCCGACTACGCCGAGGCGGCGCAGCGGCATCCCGACGTGCAGCGCGCCGCCGCCACCCGCCGCTGGACGGGCAGCTGGCACACGATGTTCGTCACCATCGATCGACGCGGCGGACGCCCCGTCGACACGCCCTTCGAGATCGAGATACGCGCCTTCCTCGAGCGCTTCCGCATGGCGGGCGGCGATCTCGAAATCGACGCGCCGCGGTTCGTGCCGCTCGACATCGCGCTGCGGCTCTGCGTGAACCAGCAGGCCCATCGCGGCGCCGTGCAGCAGGCCCTCGACGCCGCGTTTGGCGCGGGCACGCGCGCCGACGGCACCGTCGGCTTCTTCCACCCGGATCGCTACACGTTCGGCCAGCCGGTGGTGCTCAGCCAGCTGATCGCCACGGCGCTCGACGTGCCTGGTGTCGGCTCCGTTCTCGATGTCGTGCGCTTCCAGCGGCAGGGCGAGTCCTCGCGCGGGGAGATCGACCGCGGCTTCATCGGCATGCACCGGCTCGAGATCGCGCGCCTCGACAACGATCCGAGCGTGCGCGAGCGCGGCCGGCTGACATTCCTGCTGGAGGGCGGGCGATGA
- a CDS encoding GPW/gp25 family protein, which yields MHIDFPFHVDSRRRTAQTTDADHVRDLIEQLIFTRPGERVNRPGFGSGLQQLVFAPNSPELAAAVQFLVQGALQQYLAEVIDVERVQVDAVDASLQVEITYVLRRTGELQVQRFESGA from the coding sequence ATGCATATCGACTTCCCGTTCCACGTGGACAGCAGGCGCCGGACGGCCCAGACGACCGACGCCGATCACGTGCGCGACCTCATCGAGCAGCTGATCTTCACGCGCCCCGGCGAGCGCGTGAACAGGCCCGGCTTCGGCAGCGGCTTACAGCAACTGGTGTTCGCGCCCAACAGCCCGGAGCTCGCCGCGGCGGTGCAGTTCCTCGTGCAGGGCGCGCTGCAGCAGTACCTGGCCGAGGTCATCGACGTCGAGCGGGTGCAGGTGGATGCCGTGGACGCCTCGTTGCAGGTCGAAATCACGTACGTCCTACGCCGCACCGGCGAGTTGCAGGTGCAGCGGTTCGAGTCGGGAGCCTAG
- a CDS encoding phage baseplate assembly protein V, with protein MSAQGFYGKYRGTVVNNVDPMQLGRLQVILPDVSSLIPSTWAMPCFPIAGKQMGAYFIPQVGSGVWVEFEQGDPDYPVWTGCYYGTAAEVPALALAGNPASPNIVLQSTAQNSLVISDLPGPTGGIMLKSTTGATIIVNDTGIYIQNGKGASLVMTGPTVTVNNGALVVT; from the coding sequence ATGAGCGCGCAAGGCTTCTACGGCAAGTACCGCGGTACGGTCGTCAACAATGTCGATCCGATGCAACTCGGACGGCTCCAGGTGATCTTGCCAGACGTGTCGAGCCTCATTCCCTCGACCTGGGCGATGCCGTGTTTTCCGATCGCCGGCAAGCAGATGGGCGCGTACTTCATCCCGCAGGTCGGCTCCGGTGTGTGGGTCGAGTTCGAGCAGGGCGATCCCGACTACCCGGTGTGGACCGGCTGCTACTACGGCACGGCCGCCGAGGTGCCCGCGCTCGCGCTCGCCGGCAACCCGGCGAGCCCGAACATCGTGCTGCAGTCCACGGCACAGAACAGTCTCGTCATCAGCGACCTGCCGGGGCCGACCGGCGGAATCATGCTGAAGAGCACGACGGGCGCCACGATCATCGTCAACGACACGGGCATCTACATCCAGAACGGCAAGGGCGCGAGCCTGGTGATGACCGGCCCGACGGTCACCGTCAACAACGGCGCATTGGTGGTGACCTGA
- a CDS encoding LysM domain-containing protein, with product MTDQFPPSSRYARIETATWTGRDGRPVVYLRRRFVPAPESLATAGTHVVGQGDRVDTIAAQHIGDPEQFWRVCDGNGVLQPSEVTEVVGRRVRIPLPEGMPGGPDHE from the coding sequence ATGACCGACCAATTCCCACCCTCGAGCCGTTACGCACGCATCGAGACGGCGACGTGGACTGGACGCGACGGCAGACCCGTCGTGTATCTCCGCAGACGTTTCGTGCCCGCGCCGGAATCGCTTGCGACGGCGGGAACGCACGTGGTCGGACAGGGGGATCGCGTCGACACGATCGCGGCGCAGCACATCGGTGATCCCGAGCAGTTCTGGCGCGTGTGCGACGGCAACGGCGTGCTGCAGCCGTCGGAAGTCACCGAGGTCGTCGGCCGGCGCGTGCGGATTCCGCTGCCGGAAGGCATGCCGGGCGGACCCGATCATGAGTAG
- a CDS encoding DUF4157 domain-containing protein, producing the protein MRPFSRLRRPNRLEHDADGMAARALTPVVAPSHVGRAAFGERALPSSSVGTTAFGERALPQSGRPLEPGVRSDFERRFDHDFSQVRVHVDDDLSQTARTLGSRAVAIGTHVGFAPGEYQPRSQSGRALLAHELAHVVQSANGVLASLRSKKDARATLFYEKELQRTNASWGHELLALRPFIALCDAVDQERVAELPARLDALEKAHIAHYPEGHPSSTTVTTLHTRLMLLGQGAPARRFRAWYFRLWHFGQNRSRVRRYFDDEIWLWENTLPELSGRADASAGERNLGVVDAMRTFFTQVLAERDGLDATAVKEDTVRLKGEGGLTDTRFGMESSPIVSIARYHARLEQLAVNTFAAAQQPYQFALEAAIEDLTAGKRAKRLSDVEKRLASALTPMATATASATLDINETVYTKEGNKDVLRQVDRFLEGRAALRRSVKLTSYDAESSTTFPRPSQQLPPQRIVTLRTSQMTALKRIYGLEVDAKTGQPTADARENQAALAALGRKGLRLHSDDDWRQFAKAKFEQNLSATKRADLALDTVIDLLKVYLKAFTVHSPMNIDDFGDNLLTLTFPRALTGQLVHDCGVYALRIAYILSLIRDQPSLKLRLSYIQLPVHVGLIVTGSGLPAYLIHNDTFTRYDPAELTRLRKVWDTLDEKGEQRAKPAAASAKNDEQFLAELAAMEFVPNTDMPFIVTNVPKLGGTSGAADRALLWRSYQGIVRNELFGPPSRDPKDPAYQFHLRYLEVLEDMKAHHNAFVVPYWNGVAHPAWVASRPGLEQAATAIAAAKNPATRKKAEAVFDAEAGRYLRAQRGRVLSVETAYKDVQQKFNPIRTKTATIVHELQTRPKIVAPRAGQASGDRLQETFKELAQPLWARESIEHFSQIGLRSVTPPPAFGDRKNQMDIVD; encoded by the coding sequence ATGAGGCCGTTCTCGCGCCTGCGTCGCCCCAATCGTCTCGAACACGATGCCGACGGGATGGCCGCCCGGGCGCTGACACCAGTCGTCGCGCCGTCGCATGTTGGCAGGGCCGCGTTCGGAGAACGGGCCCTACCTTCGTCGTCTGTTGGCACCACCGCCTTCGGAGAACGGGCCCTCCCGCAATCAGGACGGCCCCTGGAGCCAGGCGTCCGTTCGGACTTCGAACGGCGCTTCGACCACGACTTCTCACAGGTCCGCGTCCACGTCGACGACGACCTCTCGCAGACGGCGCGCACCCTTGGCTCGCGAGCCGTGGCCATTGGCACACACGTGGGCTTCGCGCCTGGCGAGTACCAGCCGCGGAGTCAATCTGGACGAGCGCTGCTCGCGCACGAACTCGCGCACGTCGTGCAGTCGGCAAATGGCGTGCTCGCCAGCCTGCGATCGAAGAAGGATGCCAGGGCCACGCTCTTCTACGAGAAGGAGCTGCAGCGGACGAACGCGTCGTGGGGTCACGAGTTGCTGGCACTGCGCCCCTTCATCGCGCTCTGCGACGCAGTCGATCAGGAGCGGGTGGCCGAACTGCCGGCGCGACTCGACGCGCTCGAAAAGGCCCACATCGCCCACTACCCGGAGGGCCACCCGAGCTCGACGACGGTGACGACCCTTCATACGCGCCTGATGCTGCTCGGCCAAGGGGCGCCCGCCCGTCGCTTCCGTGCCTGGTACTTCAGGCTCTGGCATTTCGGGCAGAACCGCTCGCGGGTGCGCCGCTACTTCGACGACGAGATCTGGCTGTGGGAGAACACGCTGCCGGAACTGTCCGGACGGGCGGACGCCAGTGCCGGCGAACGCAACCTCGGCGTCGTCGACGCGATGCGCACGTTCTTCACGCAGGTCCTTGCCGAGCGCGACGGCCTCGATGCGACGGCGGTCAAGGAAGACACCGTACGGCTGAAGGGCGAAGGCGGGCTCACGGACACGCGCTTCGGGATGGAGTCCAGCCCGATCGTGTCGATCGCGCGCTACCACGCACGGCTCGAACAACTGGCCGTGAACACCTTCGCGGCCGCGCAGCAGCCGTACCAGTTCGCGCTCGAAGCGGCCATCGAGGACCTCACCGCTGGCAAGCGGGCCAAGCGCCTGTCCGACGTCGAAAAGCGCCTGGCCAGCGCATTGACGCCGATGGCGACGGCCACGGCCAGCGCCACCCTCGACATCAACGAGACCGTCTACACGAAAGAGGGCAACAAGGATGTACTACGGCAGGTCGACCGCTTCCTCGAGGGCCGCGCCGCGCTGCGGCGGTCCGTCAAGCTGACGTCGTACGACGCGGAGAGCAGCACCACCTTCCCCCGGCCCAGCCAGCAACTACCGCCTCAGCGCATCGTCACGCTCCGGACGAGCCAGATGACTGCGTTGAAGCGCATCTACGGGCTCGAAGTGGATGCCAAGACCGGGCAGCCCACTGCCGATGCCCGCGAGAACCAGGCCGCGCTCGCGGCTCTCGGCCGCAAGGGCCTGCGGTTGCACAGCGACGACGACTGGCGGCAGTTCGCGAAGGCCAAGTTCGAGCAGAACCTCTCGGCCACCAAGCGTGCCGACCTGGCGCTCGATACCGTCATCGACCTGCTCAAGGTCTACCTCAAGGCGTTCACGGTGCACTCGCCAATGAACATCGACGACTTCGGCGACAACCTGCTGACGCTCACCTTCCCGCGGGCACTGACTGGGCAGCTGGTGCACGACTGCGGTGTGTACGCGCTGCGCATCGCGTACATCCTGTCGCTGATTCGCGACCAGCCGTCGTTGAAACTCCGTCTCAGTTACATCCAGCTGCCCGTGCACGTCGGGCTGATCGTCACCGGAAGTGGTCTGCCCGCATACCTGATCCACAACGACACCTTCACACGCTACGACCCGGCCGAGCTCACACGACTGCGCAAGGTCTGGGACACGCTCGACGAAAAGGGTGAACAGCGGGCAAAGCCCGCAGCCGCTTCGGCGAAGAACGACGAGCAGTTCCTCGCCGAGCTGGCGGCCATGGAGTTCGTGCCGAACACCGACATGCCCTTCATTGTCACCAACGTGCCGAAGCTCGGTGGCACATCGGGCGCGGCCGACCGCGCCCTGCTCTGGAGGTCGTACCAGGGGATCGTCCGCAACGAGCTCTTCGGGCCGCCCTCGCGCGACCCGAAGGACCCGGCCTACCAGTTCCACCTGCGGTACCTCGAGGTGCTCGAAGACATGAAAGCGCACCACAACGCATTCGTGGTGCCCTATTGGAACGGCGTGGCGCATCCGGCATGGGTTGCGTCCCGCCCCGGCCTCGAGCAGGCCGCGACGGCGATCGCTGCCGCGAAAAATCCTGCCACCAGGAAGAAGGCCGAGGCAGTGTTCGACGCCGAAGCGGGCAGGTACCTGCGGGCGCAGCGCGGTCGCGTGTTGAGTGTGGAGACCGCCTACAAAGACGTGCAGCAGAAGTTCAATCCGATCAGGACGAAGACCGCCACGATCGTGCACGAGTTGCAGACGCGGCCGAAGATCGTGGCGCCCCGCGCCGGCCAGGCTTCCGGCGATCGCCTGCAGGAGACGTTCAAGGAGCTGGCACAGCCACTCTGGGCCCGCGAGAGCATCGAGCACTTCTCCCAGATCGGGCTCCGATCGGTCACGCCGCCGCCGGCGTTCGGCGATCGCAAGAACCAGATGGATATCGTGGACTGA